In Moorena sp. SIOASIH, the following proteins share a genomic window:
- a CDS encoding glycosyltransferase family 2 protein yields MLANQPLISFIDIAFLLIAFALIVPITVLLIECSAAILPNASKPWSDASKPRPTMAVLVPAHNEASDISATLETLIPQLTEQDRLIVIADNCTDDTAAVARKSGVIVIERQDHERRGKGYALDFGMGFIEPNPPDVVVVVDADCIVAEGTISRISRLAYATQRPVQSTYLMTQPDNPVLKDLISTLAVKFKNTVRPTGLHRLGLPCLLTGSGMAFPWSVIRKISLAGSKTVDDMQLALDLAITGHSPIYCQEAGVTGRLMKEASAKSQRSRWEHGHIETLLNQVPELLKESIRQRRFDLLAYALDLCVPPLSLLVLMWVAATGGALLGVALGGSWISTIVLLIEGVLLLIAIVEGWAKFCRTDFPILMLLAVPIYILWKIPVYLAFLVEPQTKWIRTERDAVDTP; encoded by the coding sequence TTGTTAGCTAATCAGCCATTAATCTCATTTATTGATATTGCATTTTTGCTAATAGCATTTGCCCTTATCGTTCCAATTACAGTTCTTTTGATTGAATGTAGTGCAGCAATTTTGCCTAATGCTTCTAAGCCATGGTCGGATGCTAGCAAACCCCGACCAACGATGGCTGTTTTAGTTCCCGCTCACAATGAAGCCTCTGATATCAGTGCCACCCTCGAAACATTAATACCTCAGCTTACGGAGCAAGACCGACTAATAGTAATTGCTGATAATTGCACTGATGACACCGCAGCAGTGGCTCGGAAATCTGGCGTTATCGTAATTGAACGACAGGATCATGAGCGCAGAGGTAAGGGATATGCCTTAGATTTCGGTATGGGGTTTATTGAGCCTAATCCACCGGATGTCGTGGTGGTCGTTGATGCAGACTGTATCGTTGCTGAAGGAACGATTTCACGGATTTCCCGCCTTGCGTACGCTACACAACGACCGGTTCAGTCAACTTACTTAATGACACAACCAGACAACCCGGTACTAAAGGATTTGATCTCTACCCTGGCGGTTAAATTCAAAAATACAGTCCGTCCGACTGGGTTACATCGACTGGGCTTGCCTTGTTTGTTAACAGGTTCAGGAATGGCTTTCCCCTGGTCAGTGATTCGCAAAATCTCTTTGGCTGGCAGTAAAACAGTTGATGATATGCAGTTGGCTTTGGATTTAGCGATCACTGGGCATTCCCCAATATATTGCCAAGAAGCAGGAGTCACAGGTCGTCTGATGAAAGAGGCTTCAGCAAAGAGTCAAAGGTCACGCTGGGAGCATGGTCATATCGAGACTCTGCTAAACCAAGTTCCTGAGTTACTCAAAGAGTCTATTCGTCAAAGACGTTTCGACCTATTAGCGTACGCATTAGACTTATGTGTGCCACCATTGTCCCTATTGGTTCTAATGTGGGTAGCTGCTACAGGGGGAGCTTTACTCGGGGTAGCCTTGGGAGGATCATGGATAAGTACCATTGTCTTACTCATAGAAGGGGTACTCCTGTTAATTGCGATTGTTGAAGGTTGGGCTAAGTTTTGCCGAACAGACTTTCCGATCCTGATGCTCTTAGCTGTCCCGATTTACATTCTGTGGAAAATTCCCGTCTATCTGGCTTTTCTGGTGGAACCTCAGACCAAGTGGATTCGCACAGAAAGGGATGCAGTCGATACCCCATAA